A single genomic interval of Arthrobacter methylotrophus harbors:
- the def gene encoding peptide deformylase, producing the protein MAILSIRIIGDPVLRTVADPVTEFGPELAKLVSDMTETMEDVDGAGLAAPQVGVSQRVFTYRIGGVEGHIINPVLENSDDFQPDEVEGCLSIPGLAFPVSRRRTTRATGMDINGKPVSVEAEGMLARCFQHETDHLDGVLFTDRLEGEDRKAALRAIRAANYHSVTDRTTAKRANTVGSSFGSFGAAQ; encoded by the coding sequence ATGGCCATTTTGAGTATCCGTATCATCGGCGATCCCGTGCTCCGCACGGTTGCTGATCCAGTCACGGAATTCGGTCCTGAGCTCGCCAAACTTGTGTCGGACATGACGGAGACCATGGAAGACGTGGACGGTGCCGGGCTCGCCGCCCCGCAGGTTGGCGTGAGCCAAAGGGTATTCACGTACCGGATCGGCGGCGTGGAAGGCCACATCATCAACCCCGTGCTGGAGAACAGCGATGACTTCCAGCCGGACGAAGTGGAAGGCTGCCTCTCCATTCCGGGACTCGCTTTCCCGGTTAGCCGCCGCAGGACGACCCGGGCCACCGGAATGGATATCAACGGCAAACCCGTGTCGGTCGAGGCGGAGGGCATGCTCGCCCGCTGTTTCCAACACGAGACCGACCATTTGGACGGGGTCCTTTTCACTGACCGCCTCGAAGGCGAGGACCGCAAAGCCGCCCTCCGCGCCATCCGCGCGGCAAATTACCACTCCGTAACTGATCGGACCACCGCCAAGCGTGCCAACACGGTCGGATCCAGCTTCGGCAGTTTCGGGGCTGCCCAATGA
- the hisF gene encoding imidazole glycerol phosphate synthase subunit HisF has protein sequence MAVAVRVIPCLDVDAGRVVKGVNFEGLRDAGDPVELAHRYDNAGADELTFLDVTASSGNRETTFDVVRRTAEEVFIPLTVGGGVRGVAEVDKLLRFGADKASINTAAVARPDVIDEITRHFGSQVLVLSVDARRTRPGSEPTASGFEVTTHGGRQGTGIDAIAWAKEAADRGVGEILLNSIDADGTKDGFDLELIRLVRAAVRIPIIASGGAGEPAHFPPAVEAGADAVLAASVFHFGPDDMIARVKAAIREAGFLVR, from the coding sequence ATGGCTGTAGCAGTTCGGGTCATCCCCTGCCTAGATGTCGACGCCGGACGTGTGGTGAAGGGCGTCAACTTCGAAGGCCTTCGCGATGCCGGTGACCCCGTTGAGTTGGCGCACCGCTATGACAACGCCGGGGCGGACGAACTGACGTTCCTTGATGTCACGGCGTCCTCCGGCAATCGGGAAACCACGTTCGACGTCGTTCGGCGCACCGCTGAGGAAGTCTTCATTCCGTTGACCGTCGGTGGTGGCGTCCGCGGCGTGGCCGAAGTAGACAAGCTTCTGCGGTTCGGCGCTGACAAGGCCTCCATCAACACGGCCGCCGTGGCCCGTCCGGACGTCATCGACGAGATCACGCGCCACTTCGGATCGCAGGTGCTGGTTCTGTCGGTGGACGCCCGGCGGACAAGGCCAGGTTCGGAGCCCACGGCTTCCGGTTTCGAGGTGACCACCCACGGTGGACGCCAGGGCACCGGAATCGACGCCATCGCCTGGGCCAAGGAAGCCGCTGACCGCGGCGTGGGGGAGATCCTCCTCAATTCCATCGACGCCGACGGCACCAAGGACGGCTTTGACCTCGAACTCATCCGCCTGGTCCGCGCTGCGGTCCGCATCCCGATCATCGCTTCCGGGGGCGCGGGAGAACCGGCGCATTTCCCGCCGGCAGTTGAAGCAGGTGCCGACGCGGTCTTGGCGGCTTCCGTCTTCCATTTTGGCCCGGATGACATGATTGCCCGGGTCAAGGCGGCGATCCGCGAAGCAGGCTTCCTGGTCCGCTAG
- the hisG gene encoding ATP phosphoribosyltransferase — MLRVAVPNKGSLSEAASAMLSEAGYRQRRDTRELVMIDPDNDIEFFFLRPRDIAVYVGQGTLDVGITGRDLLLDAQVEAEELLPLGFAASTFRFAGPVGDFSGVDQLEGKRLATSYDGLLRVYLAERGVKAKVVRLDGAVESSVRLGVADAIADVVETGNTLKAAGMEIFGEPILKSEAVLIRRTGEGGAANGTAKEIEVLIRRLQGVLVARQYVLMDYDIRKDLVEEAATLTPGLESPTVSPLRDSDWVAVRSMVPKRETNRIMDELYDLGARAILVSSIHACRI; from the coding sequence ATGCTGCGAGTAGCCGTCCCCAACAAGGGATCCTTGTCCGAAGCCGCCTCCGCGATGCTGTCCGAGGCGGGATACCGCCAGCGCCGCGATACCCGCGAACTGGTCATGATCGATCCTGACAACGACATTGAGTTCTTCTTCCTCCGCCCGCGCGACATCGCCGTGTATGTCGGCCAGGGAACGCTCGACGTCGGCATCACCGGCCGCGATCTCCTCTTGGACGCACAAGTCGAAGCGGAAGAGCTGCTTCCCCTTGGCTTCGCCGCCTCGACGTTCCGATTCGCCGGCCCCGTCGGGGACTTCTCCGGCGTCGACCAGCTTGAAGGCAAGCGCCTGGCCACCAGCTACGACGGCCTCCTGCGCGTTTACCTCGCCGAGCGCGGCGTCAAGGCCAAAGTCGTCCGTCTCGATGGCGCAGTGGAGTCCTCTGTGCGTCTCGGCGTCGCGGACGCCATTGCCGACGTCGTCGAAACCGGCAACACGCTCAAGGCCGCCGGCATGGAGATCTTCGGCGAGCCGATCCTTAAGTCCGAAGCCGTCCTGATCCGCCGCACAGGCGAAGGCGGCGCCGCAAACGGCACGGCGAAGGAGATCGAGGTCCTCATCCGTCGCCTGCAGGGCGTGCTCGTCGCACGTCAGTACGTGCTCATGGACTACGACATCCGCAAGGACCTCGTGGAAGAAGCTGCCACCCTCACACCGGGCCTCGAATCGCCCACCGTGTCCCCGCTGCGCGATTCCGATTGGGTGGCTGTCCGTTCCATGGTTCCGAAGAGGGAAACCAACCGGATCATGGACGAGCTGTACGACCTTGGCGCCCGCGCCATCCTGGTCAGCAGCATCCACGCCTGCCGCATCTGA
- the ribD gene encoding bifunctional diaminohydroxyphosphoribosylaminopyrimidine deaminase/5-amino-6-(5-phosphoribosylamino)uracil reductase RibD has translation MSEELNRNFSDAESAAMDAALHVALRGHRGANPLVGAVVLGPGGEQLVTGYHRGAGSAHAEADAIAKAKARGLDLTGTTMVVTLEPCNHSGRTGPCAQAIIDAGISRVVYAVDDPHDPAAGGAGTLRAAGVDVQSGLAATEALNLNREWFHAVDATRPFVTLHIAQTLDSRIAATDGTSQWISSPESLADNHGLRRLIDAILVGTETVLVDNPRLTAREVDGQESASQPIRAVMGLREVPPDAAVRGTDGKFIQLPTRDPAEALGLLFAEGVRHVMVEGGSRILSAFLAAGLVDELIVYLAPTLLGAGTPALGDLGIFTLADAQQWNWDDAAGGAVHALGRDLRLHLRSGPSDGNKPAWKSHDEHHEPFQGKDAPDNTTGGH, from the coding sequence ATGAGCGAGGAGCTGAACCGGAACTTCTCGGACGCCGAGTCCGCAGCCATGGACGCTGCGCTGCACGTTGCTCTCCGGGGGCACCGCGGGGCCAATCCTTTGGTTGGAGCGGTTGTGCTCGGGCCCGGCGGAGAGCAGCTGGTCACGGGCTACCACCGCGGAGCGGGGAGCGCCCACGCCGAAGCCGATGCGATTGCGAAGGCGAAGGCGAGGGGGCTGGACCTGACCGGGACCACCATGGTGGTGACCTTGGAGCCCTGCAACCACTCCGGGCGCACCGGACCCTGTGCGCAAGCGATCATTGATGCCGGGATTTCGCGGGTGGTCTATGCCGTGGACGATCCCCATGATCCCGCTGCCGGAGGTGCCGGTACTTTGCGCGCTGCGGGTGTGGACGTGCAGTCCGGGTTAGCCGCGACGGAGGCCTTGAATCTAAACCGCGAATGGTTCCATGCGGTGGACGCCACGCGTCCGTTCGTCACACTCCACATCGCGCAGACCTTGGACAGCCGGATTGCGGCCACGGACGGGACGAGCCAATGGATCTCCAGCCCCGAGTCGCTGGCCGATAACCACGGATTGCGCCGCTTGATCGATGCGATCCTGGTTGGCACCGAAACTGTCCTCGTCGATAATCCGCGGCTGACGGCCCGGGAAGTGGATGGCCAGGAGTCGGCCAGCCAGCCGATCCGGGCCGTGATGGGATTGCGGGAGGTCCCGCCGGATGCCGCGGTGCGGGGGACTGACGGCAAGTTCATCCAGTTGCCAACCCGGGATCCTGCCGAAGCTTTGGGACTGCTGTTCGCCGAAGGCGTGCGGCATGTCATGGTGGAAGGCGGTTCCAGAATACTGAGTGCTTTCCTGGCCGCGGGCCTCGTCGACGAATTGATTGTCTATCTTGCGCCCACCCTTTTGGGTGCGGGTACACCGGCCTTGGGTGATCTGGGCATCTTCACCCTGGCGGATGCCCAGCAATGGAACTGGGACGATGCCGCCGGGGGTGCAGTCCATGCGTTGGGCCGCGACCTCCGGCTCCATCTGAGGTCCGGACCGAGCGACGGAAACAAACCCGCGTGGAAATCCCACGACGAACACCATGAACCATTCCAGGGCAAGGATGCCCCGGACAACACCACAGGAGGACACTGA
- a CDS encoding riboflavin synthase, with protein MFTGIVAEQGTVLSVEREGDASATLRLTAPSTTEGLALGGSIAVNGVCLTATELDGQEFSVDVMGETLDRTTIGELAAGDTVNLERCVQAGGRLDGHVVQGHVDGVGRLLERESQGNWDRLRFGVPVPLARYIAEKGSIAVDGVSLTVTAVSPADEENPWFEVGLIPTTLDETGLGAKATGGRVNLEVDVLAKYTERLLSFRAPATAGEVAL; from the coding sequence ATGTTTACCGGAATCGTTGCTGAGCAAGGCACGGTCCTGTCCGTCGAGCGCGAGGGTGACGCTAGCGCCACGCTGCGCCTGACGGCCCCCAGCACCACCGAAGGGCTCGCCTTGGGCGGCTCGATTGCCGTCAACGGCGTATGCCTCACCGCTACGGAGCTGGACGGCCAGGAGTTCAGCGTCGATGTGATGGGCGAAACCCTTGACCGGACCACCATCGGTGAACTGGCGGCTGGCGACACGGTGAACCTGGAACGTTGCGTACAGGCCGGGGGCCGCTTGGACGGCCACGTCGTGCAGGGGCACGTCGACGGCGTCGGGCGGCTTCTTGAACGCGAGTCGCAGGGCAACTGGGACCGCCTCCGCTTCGGAGTGCCGGTTCCGCTGGCCCGGTATATCGCCGAAAAGGGATCGATCGCCGTCGACGGCGTTTCGCTCACCGTCACCGCCGTCAGCCCGGCTGACGAAGAGAACCCCTGGTTTGAGGTGGGCCTCATTCCCACCACCCTGGACGAAACGGGACTCGGAGCCAAGGCCACCGGTGGCCGCGTCAACCTCGAAGTGGACGTTCTCGCGAAGTACACCGAGCGGCTGTTGTCTTTCCGTGCTCCCGCAACTGCCGGGGAGGTTGCACTGTGA
- a CDS encoding TIGR03085 family metal-binding protein — MHFVDPSREVLAETLLAAGPDSPTLCEGWLTRDLAAHLYLRERKAAVGIGLLLKSLAKASDKATAKLASKLKTTEDYAELVNTFRAGPPALSPLKIKALDESSNLIEYFVHTEDIRRAGDRWAPRALDEEYSDALWDELIKRAAILYRGVDLGIVLVRPTGPRHVAKRAPVSVAIVGEPGELLMHAHGRTHHALVTFEGQPDAVALLQSAEVGL, encoded by the coding sequence ATGCATTTCGTCGATCCCTCCCGCGAAGTACTGGCCGAAACACTCCTGGCGGCCGGACCTGACTCCCCCACGCTCTGCGAAGGGTGGCTGACAAGAGACCTCGCGGCGCACCTGTACTTGAGGGAGCGCAAAGCGGCCGTCGGCATCGGCCTGCTCCTCAAGAGCCTTGCCAAGGCCTCGGACAAAGCCACCGCCAAATTGGCCTCCAAGCTCAAGACCACGGAAGATTACGCCGAGTTGGTGAACACTTTCCGCGCTGGACCGCCGGCCTTGTCTCCCCTGAAGATCAAGGCCCTCGACGAATCCTCCAACCTCATTGAATATTTTGTGCACACGGAAGACATTCGCCGGGCCGGAGACCGTTGGGCCCCCCGCGCGCTGGACGAGGAATACTCGGACGCTTTGTGGGACGAATTGATTAAGCGCGCGGCCATTCTCTATCGCGGCGTGGACCTCGGCATCGTCTTGGTGCGCCCGACGGGTCCCCGCCACGTTGCCAAGCGCGCCCCCGTGTCCGTCGCGATCGTCGGCGAGCCCGGTGAATTGCTGATGCACGCCCACGGCCGCACGCATCACGCCCTCGTCACCTTCGAAGGCCAGCCGGACGCCGTCGCGCTGCTCCAGTCAGCCGAAGTCGGCCTCTAA
- the rpe gene encoding ribulose-phosphate 3-epimerase, with amino-acid sequence MTECCINPSILSADFVNLEAELKRINNADAVHVDVMDNHFVPNLTLGLPIVERIQAVSPVPLDAHLMIADPDRWAPAYADAGVASVTFHAEAAMAPIKLARELRARGAKAGMALRPATPVEPYLDMLSELDMLLIMTVEPGFGGQSFLDVTLPKIRRARAAIDGSGIGVALQVDGGVTEETIVRAAEAGANVFVAGSAVYGHEDPASAIERLRAAGLAAM; translated from the coding sequence TTGACCGAGTGCTGCATCAACCCGAGCATCCTGTCCGCGGACTTCGTGAACCTGGAAGCCGAGCTGAAGAGAATCAACAATGCCGACGCCGTCCATGTCGATGTCATGGACAACCACTTTGTGCCAAACCTGACGCTCGGACTGCCGATTGTGGAGAGGATCCAGGCAGTGAGCCCGGTCCCGCTCGACGCCCATTTGATGATCGCCGACCCCGACCGCTGGGCGCCGGCCTACGCCGACGCGGGCGTCGCTTCCGTGACTTTCCATGCAGAGGCCGCGATGGCCCCCATTAAGCTTGCGCGTGAGCTCCGTGCTCGCGGTGCCAAGGCGGGTATGGCGCTTCGTCCGGCGACGCCGGTGGAACCGTATCTGGACATGCTTTCAGAGCTGGACATGCTACTCATCATGACTGTGGAACCGGGCTTCGGCGGGCAGTCCTTCCTGGATGTCACGTTGCCCAAGATCCGCCGGGCGCGTGCCGCGATCGACGGTTCCGGCATTGGCGTCGCCCTGCAGGTTGACGGCGGCGTCACCGAGGAGACCATTGTCCGGGCGGCAGAGGCCGGTGCAAATGTGTTCGTTGCCGGATCCGCCGTCTACGGCCATGAGGACCCCGCATCCGCTATTGAGCGGTTGCGGGCCGCGGGGTTGGCGGCAATGTGA
- the ribA gene encoding GTP cyclohydrolase II: protein MTTATTHDGGTAARTPHPVSGGPVVQLPTAFGVFVAQAWTDHVTGAEHLAVSSPNTPRAGKAPLVRLHSECLTGDVFGSYRCDCGEQLAYALELIRDEGGTLLYLRGQEGRGIGLANKIRAYALQEAGFDTVEANEQLGLPIDARCYKAAAQILAELGLHEIRLLSNNPDKQNRLAAAGVKVVEMVPTEVPSREENLRYLQTKKDRMDHRLTLGDTEPAGTHTSSSTFELDQD from the coding sequence ATGACTACAGCGACAACGCACGACGGCGGCACGGCCGCACGCACGCCTCACCCAGTGAGCGGCGGCCCGGTTGTCCAGCTACCCACTGCGTTCGGTGTGTTCGTGGCACAGGCCTGGACCGACCACGTGACCGGCGCTGAGCACTTGGCGGTCAGTTCGCCGAACACGCCGCGGGCGGGCAAAGCGCCGCTGGTGCGCCTGCACTCCGAGTGCCTGACAGGTGACGTCTTTGGTTCGTATCGCTGCGATTGCGGCGAACAGCTTGCCTACGCCCTTGAGCTGATCCGGGATGAAGGCGGTACGCTGCTCTACCTGCGTGGACAGGAGGGCCGTGGCATTGGCTTGGCCAATAAGATCAGGGCTTATGCACTCCAGGAAGCCGGATTCGACACGGTTGAGGCCAATGAACAACTGGGCCTCCCGATTGACGCCCGCTGCTACAAGGCCGCCGCCCAGATCCTTGCGGAACTTGGCCTTCACGAAATCCGGCTCCTGAGCAACAACCCGGACAAGCAAAACCGACTTGCCGCGGCCGGCGTGAAGGTTGTCGAGATGGTGCCTACCGAGGTCCCGTCTCGTGAGGAAAACCTCCGGTACCTGCAAACCAAGAAGGACCGCATGGACCACCGCCTCACCCTGGGCGATACTGAGCCAGCGGGTACCCATACTTCTTCCAGCACTTTCGAACTCGACCAAGACTGA
- the fmt gene encoding methionyl-tRNA formyltransferase: MRVLFAGTPAVAVPSLDALIDAGFEIVAVLTRPDAPTGRKRILTPSPVAARAAELGIDIIHASKVDQETTGRIASYAPDVAAIVAYGGLVPQAALGIPRHGWINLHFSLLPAWRGAAPVQRSVIAGDDITGAATFLLEEGLDTGPVFGTLTETVRPDDTAGDLLERLARSGAILLTQTLSAVDAGQAAPQPQQGDVSLAPKLTLDDGRLDWTQPALALNRRSRGVTPEPGAWTMLDGQRVKLEPVALRPDTRDLAPGQVRVDGKNVLVGTGSHAVQLGRIQPAGKKMMPPADWARGLATPESVEFE; encoded by the coding sequence ATGAGGGTGCTTTTTGCGGGCACCCCAGCCGTCGCCGTGCCTTCTCTGGACGCGCTGATCGATGCAGGCTTCGAGATCGTCGCGGTGCTGACCAGGCCGGATGCGCCTACCGGCCGCAAACGGATCCTGACGCCGTCGCCGGTGGCAGCCCGCGCAGCGGAACTAGGCATCGACATCATCCATGCGTCCAAGGTGGACCAAGAGACCACGGGGCGGATCGCTTCATACGCGCCCGACGTCGCGGCGATCGTGGCCTACGGAGGCCTCGTCCCCCAAGCCGCCCTCGGGATACCACGCCATGGCTGGATCAACCTCCACTTCTCCCTCCTCCCTGCGTGGCGCGGCGCCGCACCTGTGCAGCGATCCGTCATCGCAGGTGACGACATCACCGGAGCTGCGACCTTCCTCCTGGAAGAAGGACTCGACACCGGCCCCGTCTTCGGGACTTTAACGGAAACCGTTCGGCCCGACGACACTGCGGGGGATCTGCTGGAACGGCTCGCGCGCAGTGGCGCCATCCTACTCACCCAAACGCTTTCCGCCGTCGACGCCGGCCAAGCCGCCCCTCAGCCGCAGCAGGGAGACGTCTCGCTTGCTCCCAAACTGACACTCGACGACGGCCGGCTCGACTGGACCCAGCCGGCCCTGGCCCTCAACCGCAGGTCCCGCGGCGTCACGCCCGAACCCGGCGCCTGGACCATGCTCGACGGGCAACGGGTCAAGCTGGAACCCGTCGCCTTGCGCCCGGACACCCGCGACCTGGCACCCGGCCAAGTCCGGGTGGATGGCAAGAACGTTCTTGTGGGGACCGGCTCGCATGCAGTGCAGCTCGGACGGATCCAGCCTGCGGGCAAGAAGATGATGCCGCCGGCCGATTGGGCCCGTGGTTTGGCAACACCAGAAAGCGTGGAATTCGAATGA
- the ribB gene encoding 3,4-dihydroxy-2-butanone-4-phosphate synthase, protein MAAGRPVIVVDNEDRENEGDIIFAAEHATPALMGWTIRYTSGVICVPLEESRAAALALPPMVMVNEDAKGTAYTVSCDAAVGVSTGISATDRALTARILADSSSTASSITRPGHIFPLRAVKGGVRERPGHTEAAVDLCRLAGLAPVGVIAELVHDDGEMMRLDSLREFAAEHGCPLISIEDLVAYLAAAEGEDQAVLPARNEEQR, encoded by the coding sequence ATGGCGGCCGGACGTCCCGTCATCGTGGTGGATAACGAGGACCGGGAAAACGAAGGCGACATCATCTTCGCCGCCGAGCACGCGACGCCCGCCCTCATGGGCTGGACTATCCGCTACACCTCGGGAGTCATCTGCGTTCCCCTCGAGGAGTCGCGGGCTGCCGCGCTGGCATTGCCGCCCATGGTCATGGTCAACGAAGACGCGAAAGGCACGGCCTACACGGTCTCTTGCGATGCCGCCGTGGGCGTGAGCACCGGTATTTCGGCCACGGACCGGGCATTGACGGCCCGAATTCTGGCCGATTCCAGCAGCACAGCCTCATCCATCACCCGTCCCGGGCATATTTTTCCGCTCCGGGCCGTTAAAGGGGGAGTGCGTGAACGCCCCGGACACACGGAAGCGGCAGTTGATCTTTGCCGGCTTGCGGGCCTGGCCCCAGTGGGTGTGATCGCCGAGTTGGTACATGACGATGGCGAAATGATGCGCTTGGACAGCCTCCGGGAGTTCGCGGCAGAGCATGGGTGCCCTCTGATTTCGATCGAGGACCTTGTGGCCTATCTGGCAGCGGCGGAGGGTGAAGACCAGGCCGTACTTCCGGCACGAAACGAGGAGCAGCGATGA
- the ribH gene encoding 6,7-dimethyl-8-ribityllumazine synthase: MSGHGAPTIDLTTFKSEETHQLKLAIVAASWHTQIMDGLLDGALRAAKEAGIAEPTVLRVPGCFELPVAAARLAPHFDAVVALGVVIRGGTPHFEYVCQAATVGLTDVSVRTGVPVGFGVLTCDTEQQGLDRAGLEGSSEDKGHEAVTAALAAALTLKQF, encoded by the coding sequence ATGAGCGGACACGGCGCCCCCACCATTGACCTCACTACCTTCAAATCGGAGGAAACCCATCAGTTGAAACTCGCCATCGTGGCTGCTAGCTGGCACACCCAGATCATGGACGGGCTCCTCGACGGGGCGCTGCGAGCTGCGAAGGAAGCCGGCATCGCCGAGCCCACCGTGCTGCGCGTGCCTGGCTGCTTTGAGCTTCCCGTCGCGGCGGCACGGCTCGCACCGCATTTTGACGCGGTCGTGGCCCTCGGCGTCGTCATTCGCGGGGGTACACCGCACTTTGAATACGTGTGCCAGGCTGCCACCGTGGGCCTGACCGACGTCAGTGTCCGCACCGGCGTGCCGGTGGGCTTTGGTGTGCTGACCTGCGACACGGAACAGCAGGGGCTGGACCGCGCCGGGCTGGAAGGCTCGTCCGAGGACAAGGGCCACGAAGCGGTGACCGCAGCGCTCGCCGCGGCACTGACCCTGAAGCAGTTCTAG
- a CDS encoding RsmB/NOP family class I SAM-dependent RNA methyltransferase: MSESGRRGPNNSGNRDGGGHGNRGARGESNRNAQGRERNRGPQRGFSTNAPSQRTRRADPARLVAFEVLRAVASEDAYANLVLPSRIRHHHLDKRDAGFATELAYGALRGQGTYDAVLAECVDRPLAQLDPAVLDALRLGAHQLLAMRVPAHAALDQTVGLARAVIGAGPSSLINAVLRRVTARTLPEWLDHLLENETDETKIASVRYAHPEWIVRALRQSLVMHGRPASEITELLEADNAAPVVNLVALPGIGTLDEALGNGATPGELVIDSALSSGGDLGRMSSIREGTTRVQDVGSQLVARAVAAVDLGQLAKDGEKWLDLCAGPGGKAALLAALAHQEGATLLANEPAEHRAKLVSQALAAVPANAWTVRVGDGRDVGEEQPETFDRVLVDVPCSGLGALRRRPESRWRRTPKDLADLGPLQRDLLKSAIDAVKPGGVVAYVTCSPHPAETTAVVSDVLRKRTDLEQIDAGAALDAVSLTGNLGAGHELTAQLWPHVHQTDAMFLALIRKKP, from the coding sequence ATGAGTGAGTCCGGCCGGCGCGGCCCCAACAACAGCGGGAACCGGGACGGCGGCGGCCACGGAAACCGCGGTGCCCGCGGCGAAAGTAACCGCAACGCCCAAGGTCGCGAACGCAACAGGGGTCCGCAGCGGGGTTTCTCCACCAATGCACCGTCGCAGCGCACCCGGCGAGCGGATCCGGCACGATTGGTGGCCTTCGAAGTCTTACGTGCAGTCGCTTCAGAAGACGCCTACGCAAACCTTGTGCTGCCGTCACGGATCCGCCACCATCACCTCGACAAGCGCGACGCCGGATTCGCCACCGAGCTGGCCTACGGGGCTCTCCGCGGCCAGGGAACGTACGACGCCGTCCTCGCCGAGTGCGTCGACCGCCCGCTCGCCCAACTCGATCCGGCAGTGCTTGATGCGTTGCGCCTCGGCGCCCATCAGTTGCTCGCCATGCGCGTTCCTGCTCACGCCGCACTCGACCAGACGGTAGGGCTGGCCCGGGCAGTCATCGGAGCTGGCCCGTCGTCGCTGATCAATGCAGTGCTCCGACGAGTCACCGCGAGGACGCTGCCGGAGTGGCTCGACCACCTGCTGGAAAACGAGACCGACGAAACCAAGATCGCCTCCGTACGCTACGCGCACCCCGAATGGATTGTCAGGGCGTTGCGCCAGTCGCTCGTCATGCATGGCCGTCCCGCGAGCGAAATCACGGAACTCCTTGAAGCCGACAACGCAGCCCCCGTGGTGAACTTGGTGGCGCTGCCCGGCATCGGCACTCTTGATGAAGCCCTCGGGAACGGGGCCACACCCGGTGAACTCGTGATCGACTCAGCACTGTCCAGCGGCGGCGACCTCGGCCGCATGTCCTCCATCCGTGAAGGCACTACGCGCGTCCAGGACGTTGGGTCCCAATTGGTGGCCCGGGCCGTCGCGGCGGTGGACCTTGGACAGCTCGCCAAGGACGGTGAGAAGTGGCTGGACCTCTGCGCCGGTCCCGGCGGCAAAGCTGCGCTGCTGGCCGCCCTCGCTCATCAAGAAGGTGCAACTCTTTTGGCCAACGAACCCGCGGAACACCGGGCAAAGCTCGTGAGCCAAGCGCTCGCGGCAGTTCCCGCGAATGCCTGGACCGTGCGGGTGGGCGACGGGCGCGACGTCGGCGAGGAACAGCCGGAGACTTTCGACCGGGTGCTGGTTGACGTTCCCTGCAGCGGCCTTGGTGCACTGCGTCGCCGTCCTGAGTCGCGCTGGCGCAGGACTCCCAAAGACCTCGCCGATCTTGGTCCCTTGCAGCGTGACTTGCTCAAGTCGGCCATCGACGCCGTCAAACCGGGCGGCGTAGTGGCTTACGTGACCTGCTCGCCGCACCCGGCGGAAACCACCGCAGTCGTCAGCGACGTCCTGCGCAAGAGGACTGACCTGGAGCAGATCGACGCCGGAGCGGCGTTGGACGCTGTCAGCCTGACGGGCAACTTGGGTGCCGGGCACGAGTTGACGGCACAACTTTGGCCGCACGTGCATCAAACGGATGCGATGTTCCTGGCGCTCATCCGGAAGAAGCCTTAA
- a CDS encoding phosphoribosyl-ATP diphosphatase, translating to MKNFETLFAELSEKAATRPAGSRTVAELDSGIHGIGKKVVEEAAEVWMAAEYESDEAAAEEISQLLYHLQVLMLAKGLSLEDVYKHL from the coding sequence GTGAAGAATTTCGAGACGCTGTTCGCAGAACTGAGCGAAAAGGCAGCGACCCGTCCGGCAGGCTCCCGTACCGTCGCCGAATTGGACTCCGGAATCCACGGCATCGGCAAGAAGGTCGTGGAGGAAGCAGCCGAGGTCTGGATGGCTGCAGAGTATGAGTCCGATGAAGCCGCGGCCGAGGAAATCTCCCAGTTGCTCTACCACCTGCAGGTCCTGATGCTCGCCAAGGGTCTGAGCCTGGAAGACGTTTACAAGCATCTCTAG